The window tataggctagaaccattggcagcattcttgagatccggaaagtctaaaccttgtttgtggtattccgagtaggatctgggaagggatgactgtgacgagcttcaaacttgcgaatgttgggtgcagtgacagtgtgcaaaaggacaatggtcctattccgacactagcggaaaccgacagatgattagccgtgcggtgacagcgtatatggatttgttttcatccgaaaggatcatacagcttgccatggaaggaggtaacgcatggttggaagaaggcaataggaaagcagaggctcagaagcaacaaagcatctccatacgcttatctgaaattctcaccaatgaattacataagtatctctatcttattttatgttttatttatattttaattatcaaaacctcataaccaatttaatctgcctaactgagatttacaagatgaccatagcttgcttcaagccgacaatctccgtgggatcaacccttactcacgtaaggtttattacttggacgacctagtgcacttgctggttagttgtgcgaagttgtgaagaagtgttgtgatcacgatttcgtgcaccaagaaccCTAAAATCAAGTTGAAAACTTTGATAAAGAAGGCTCAGAGCAAGTGGAATGTTGATCTCACAATAACCAAAGCTGCCAGAGTGAAGCAGCAAGCCTTGGATGAGATTAATGGTACTTATGGAGAGCAACATAGGAGGATTCATGACTATGCTGCCGAGTTACTGAGGTCAAATCCAGGTTCCACTGTCCAGATACAAGTGGAAAGACCTCCTGAATTTCAATTGGAGACACCAATTCCTGGTAAGGACATGAGACCACGATTTGAGAGGATCTATATCTGCTTAGATGCTTGCAAACAGAGTTTCATGTTGTGCAGACCCATGATCAGCCTTGATGGATGCTTTATCAAGACTCCATATAGGGGTCAACTTCTAACAGCCATTGGATGGGACCCCAATGATCAGATTTTGCCAATTGCCTATGCTGTTGTTGAAGCAGAGACAAAAGACTCGTGGAGATGGTTTTTGCTGAATCTGTGTGACGATTCGGGAGTTGATAAGATCGGATGGTGTACATTCATGAGCGACCAGCAAAAGGTATCTCTCAATCTAAGCAGTACTCAACTAAAATTGTctaattaattttgtctttaattcATGTTGTGCTATTATTGACTGGTGCTATTTTTTAAATTCTGCTTCCAAGGGATTGATCCCTACCTTTGATGAGTTGCTGCCTGGCATAGACCACAGGTTTTGTGTCAGGCACTTATATAGCAATTTCAGAAAAAGGTTCCCAGGTGTACAGCTAAAGATGATGTTGTGGAAGGCTGCAAAGGCAACATATATCCAGGAGTGGGAGAGAAGGATGAAGGAGATTCAGCTGATTGATCAAGGCGCTTATAATCATCTCATGGAGATCCCTGCCAAGTATTGGAGCAAGTCCaggtttaattattttcctaAAGTTGATACACTTGTAAACAACATGTGTGAGTGTTTTAACTCTGTTATTGTAGAGGCTAGAGAGAAATCCATTGTGTCTATGTTAGAAGATATTAGGGTTTATCTAATAAATAGGTGGGCTGACAACAGACAAAGTATAGTTACATATGCTAGAGAAATTTTgccaaaaataaacaagaaaattgaaaGAGAGTTTGATAAGGGTGGGGAATGGTTGGCCATATATGCAGGTAGGGACAAGTATGAGGTGTGTAGCAGTCAGGGTAATAGAGACAAATTTGTTGTGGACTTAAACTTACATGAGTGCTCCTGTAGAAAGTTTCAACTAACAGGTTACCCTTGTGAGCATGCCATGAGTTGCATTAGGAAAATGTGTTTGGATGTTAAGAACTATGTGAACAAGTGCTACAGGAAGGAGACCTATGTGGCCTGCTATCAACATGTAATCTACCCAGTGAATGGACCAAATCTCTAGGCTCGGACTGAGAATGATGATGTGTTGCCACCAGTGTTTAGGAAACCAATAGGGCACCCAAAACTAAGCCGGAACAAGACTGGTGATGAGCCACGCAACAATGGACCACTGGCTAAATTATCCAGGACTGAACAACAAAAATGTTCCTACTGTTTTGCACTTGGTCACAACAAAAGAACCTGCCCTAGAAAACGTAAGGTGGAGGCCTCAGCAAAAAAAGGTAAAGTTGTTGTTGTCAATTTGAACAAAATTCGTTATATGTGATTGTTGTTACTATCTGATGAACCCAATTTGTTGAACCCAATCCCCTGATGTCACTGTTTGTTGTTACTATTTATAGAATAAAGCAGCTCCACAAGCCAAGAAAGGTGCTAGCACAACTAGGACTCCAAACTCCAGCAACATCCCAGCCAAGACAACAACACAACCAGCAACAAAACTTCAGCCAAAGAGAAAGAGTTGTACACAAGTTGGAAGGAGCCAAGAGTCACAAACATCCTCCAAGAGACTTAGATGCAGTAGCAGCGCCAGTCAACCCCAGCCATCGACAGCAACAATCACTAGCCCATCAAGTAGGACCCTGAAGTTCATGGCAAAAACACCACCTAGGGCTTGGAAAGCATTGGAATGAAGAACatagtagatttttgtgttttttttctgttttgtaaTGAAAGTGACAATGACCAAGGGCTAATATCCCTGTGATACTTTAGACAGCCTACTTTAAGACTACTACTTTCATGTTGATCTGTTTTGTGTTGTTATCTTTTCATGGTTATATTTAAGACTTGTTTGGATATTGTAATGGCTAAAAGAAGCTACTTTAAGACTTCTACATTATCTAATGATTTAGATGAATTTTCAGCAGCATAGTTATGTGAATTGGCAAATCAAGCCTTCTATTTATTGGTAGATCAAACTGAAATAAACTTTTACAGAGCCAAATAATCCATGTTAAAATACAGGAACTCATAGCTTTTCATTTCACTCAAAAACTTGATAATGTTTACAGCAAATGCCTTTACGCATACAACTTCCAAAAAGTTTCAACTAACACATCACTGTTATCACCCTAATTGTATGTCAATTTTTTCAATCCCCTAAATAATTCACATTCCCTCCAAACTAGGGACAACAACAGCAAAGCAAACAAATATAACTGCTAACCCCCTAAACCTCAATTAAGTCGATCATATAGCAGCAGCCCAGCCATTGTCCATCCAAGAATTCCAATAGCAAGTGCCAATGCAAATTTTCTTTCAGCTTTCTGCAGTTCTTGTTTTAACGAACTTGCTTTGTTCTTTAGTCTTTCAATTTGTGGATCTTGCCCTTCAGGCTCTGCCCAAGAAAAATAATTGCATCCTTTTCCTATCTGTTCTCAACCAAACCAAAACGAAGACATCAAACAGTTCAGATCCTCCAAACACTAACACCCAACGCAATTTTGAAACAACAGATAGAAAAGAGGAGACTCACCTGATAGTTGACACAGCCCCAAAATCTTCTTCCTGGGTTCTCCGCTGTAGATGATGTCCGCAATGCTGGTCTCTCTTCACAGAAGCATGTCCTCCTTCTCCCACGACTCTTGCTGCTACTACGCGAACCTTGGAAAGACGACTGAGGAGCCATTCTCAGCAGATGAAGAACAACAATTTTGGGGATTAAGGTTTACTTATTGGACCggatttcatttctttttttttgtgcttctaaTTGTTAACTGTAGCCACACCCTCTCCCTTGCCACGTCGGATACGATGTTAAGAATTTGACACCCACTTAACGGCAGGACCTaattgatgcaaatcaaaacttttttggatttaaatagaACAGTTTAAACGTTGGGGACTAAAACAGAATTCACCCCAAACGTATGGGACCAAAttagtactttaccctaatttttatctaattttaattataaattaatccctcatatattatttaattataaaatttattttttattttataaattattatttatcattcatctattatgtttattaatagtAAAAAACAAAAGGAGGATTCTCCCATAAAGATGCGTAAAACGTCTTTTTGCAAAGACACCTATGTGTCAcattattattggacgtattaatgaatcggttattttttaatttcttaccaaactagaataaaatcgatttttttataataataacaataaacccaattgttATTAGATCCGGTCGAATCGACCAATTTACATAACCCACTGGATcatggttttttttgttttttttttaaaacaaaaatcagggatatatttgtctttttataaaaaatttaaacatgattcGGTTTAGATTGTATAAATCTGTCAGATCaaatcgggtctaataaatatAGTACGgacaattgggtttattattgttgctataataaatcaattt is drawn from Arachis hypogaea cultivar Tifrunner chromosome 12, arahy.Tifrunner.gnm2.J5K5, whole genome shotgun sequence and contains these coding sequences:
- the LOC140176710 gene encoding uncharacterized protein gives rise to the protein MKQSVPTGRVQGEFSGSVNKGKEKVVAARLRDEDDGYESEELWDVPISDDEGDPLLRKYPLYKSLKNMKEYKWEVGTLYVDRNTFKECITSYVVHSDRGIWFSKCDSHRCKAVCKEGSARVKQQALDEINGTYGEQHRRIHDYAAELLRSNPGSTVQIQVERPPEFQLETPIPGKDMRPRFERIYICLDACKQSFMLCRPMISLDGCFIKTPYRGQLLTAIGWDPNDQILPIAYAVVEAETKDSWRWFLLNLCDDSGVDKIGWCTFMSDQQKGLIPTFDELLPGIDHRFCVRHLYSNFRKRFPGVQLKMMLWKAAKATYIQEWERRMKEIQLIDQGAYNHLMEIPAKYWSKSRFNYFPKVDTLVNNMCECFNSVIVEAREKSIVSMLEDIRVYLINRWADNRQSIVTYAREILPKINKKIEREFDKGGEWLAIYAGRDKYEVCSSQGNRDKFVVDLNLHECSCRKFQLTGYPCEHAMSCIRKMCLDVKNYVNKCYRKETYVACYQHVIYPVNGPNL